CCCTCTGCTTGAGGGCATAGGTGTTGCCGGTGACGAGCTTGGAGAGGAAATAGTGTTCCCAGAACTGAATCCGCGTCTGCCACTAATTTAAATGCAGCATTTTCAATGCAGTACAGGCTGTTGTCGCGTGCTTGTCGCGTCGAACTGGGTTGCAATCTCCTCCAGAACGGTTTTTGTCCTGTCATCTTCCGGGAACAAGTGCCCGTAGATGTCATAGGTGATGTTGATCGAAGAATGGCCTATGACCGTTTTAAGGTTCAATGCGGGCATGCCGCTCTTGATCATCAGGCTTGCGGCTGCATGGCGTAGCGCATGCGGACTGAACCGGCCTAATCCGGTTTTCTCCTCGACAAGGCCTGCCGCCTTCATCAGTGAATGCCACGTGCAAAACGCTGCTTGCGGCGTGAGCGGCTTCCCCTGATTGCTTAGGACGATGTGTCCGCGTTTCGCCGCCGCTATCTGTTCACTCGAAGGCTGGACACCCTTGCGCCAATCTGTGCGCGTTCTGAGGTTGATCGCTGAGATCGTCATGCCTCTGTGTCCCGGCCCCGCCGACATGCGCGCCAAAGCCCTGAAACGGGCGGCTGCATCAAGCGCCTGCCTAATTGGTGCCGTTATCGGCACGAGCCGTTTTCCGGCTGCTGTCTTCGTGTCCTTGAGGCCATCCACGCGATTGAAGGAATGCCGAATCCGAAGGACGTTCGCTACCTCGTCAACATCTTCCCACTGGAGCGCGAAAACCTCGCCAGGGCGAAGCCCGCCAAAGACCCCTAGAGCGACCATGACCTGTTGCACGACGTGGCTGTGAAGGTTCTCCCCGTCACGGTAAATGGCAGCGGCCTCCAGCAGCTTGGCTATGTCCTCCATGCTCGGGATTTTTGTTCGACGCTCCTTTTTCGGTGTCGACAGTGGTTCGTCCTTCAAGACGTTGCGCTTCGCCCATTTCTTGCGGATGCAGAAATCAAGGAACGTCACACACTCAAACTGGATCCCCCGCAAGGTATTTGGCTTGAATGCCCTCTCTTCACGGAAGCGGTCCATCATCGTTTCAATGACCGACGAGGACAATTTTGATACCAGATGGGCGCCGATCGTAGCCTTGACGAGCTGCATCTTGGTAGTCTTCCCGCGAAGGGTCATTCCGGTGATGTCGTTCCGTTTCCAACGGCGTTCGGCGTCTCGCAGATATTCGTCTATCGCCTCGCCGACTTTCACCGACGAGTTATCCGCCACATGGATGCCGCGCGCCATTTCCCCCTCGACTTGGACGCGGAAAGCCTCCGCATCTTTCTTCTTGTCGAAGGTCTTAAGGCGGCGTTTCCCCTCTTGGTCGGTATAGGTGACCACCCACGCGGTTTTCACTTCGCCTTTATGGGTCCATTCGCGCTTTCGAACGGTTGCCATGTTCTCTTCCTTTCCATTGGTGAAGGCCCGGCCACGGATGCAGCCGGGCCGGTTGATCAGGTTCTCAGATCGGTGATGTTGTAGTGAAAGCGAAAATCTCGCTTGAGGCCGTCCGAATCGTCATGGGCAACAACCATCACGGCATGGATGTGTGCAGGCAGGTCCACAAAGCCACCGCCGTGCACATACGACTGAGGGCAGACCACTCTGCTTTGCTTGTCGATCTGCCATCCAGCGTACAGTTCCGACATAGCCTGCTCGATCTCCGCTATGGCGGCGTCGATCCGCTCCTGCGGGCTGGATTGAACCTTGTCACCGGACGCCACGGCCGTGTGAGCGGTGGCGGCAAGGACAAGGCCACCCTTGAGGATGGTGCGGCGGTTCATCGTGCACCCTCCCAGCGAGGACGGCGCATTTCTAGGCCGAGGTGGCGGCAGCGCTTGAACACGTTCGTCCGAGGCTGGCCGATCTTGGCGCCGATGACGACATAGGGAGCGCCATCGCGGTAGAGCCGGATGATTGTGGCGTCGTCGTCGGCTGAGAAGACAACTGCCTTCGAGCCGGGAGGCCGGCCGCGATATTTTCCGACCTTTGCCGGCTTACCGGCGCTGCGGGCTTTTCGCTCCGCACCAGCGTAGGAGATCAGCATGCCGACCTCCCACCGAGCATGGCATATGCATCAGCCCGCTTCGCGGCAATCGGGAGGCCGCGGACCATATCCCGGCCGATGGTTCCGAAACCTAAGCAATCATCAGCGGGCGAATAGTCGCCCTCATCGCCGTTGAGGTCGAGCTCATCGCCATTGGCCTCTGTGTCGCGGTGGACTTCACCTTTCTGCACTCCGCAACCATGGCCGCACCAGCCGAGCTCCGGCTCACCTTCGCCTATCTCAAAAACAGTGGCGTCGATTTTCGCCGCCTTCGTCTGGTCGAGATGTTCCGTCCAGCCATGGCTCGGTTCGTCGTCCGCCTGATCGTCGCCCTCTAGATCGACCTCGATGCGGCCATTGCGGTATTCCGCACTAAGCAAGGACGGCTCCAGATCATCGCCATCGTCTTCGCGGTCATCATCCGCGCCGACATGCCATTTCTCTTGCGAGGAATTGTCGTTCCAGATTAGCCCGTTCGGATGCCGCTCAAGCGCGCCGAGGGCCGGTTCGCAGTCTGCGTTGTCTTGCTCGCGATCTCCATCAAGGCACATCGCCTCATTGGCGGGCTGGCCAGCGTTCGGCCATCCGTGGGCCGGCTCTAGGTCGCCGCCGTCCTCAATGTCGGGATCATCGCTCATGGCGTCGAGCAGATCGATAAGCCGTTCAATGGAAATGGCGATGGCGGCGCGGTCGCCGTGGGGGATGAAAAACAGCGTGCCTTGTTGCCGCTGGATGTCGGGATAGTGTTCCATTGTGGTTAGTCCTCGCGAGCGAACCGGCTTCTCAGGGCCGGGGAACCTTTGCCTTCTCAGGGGCGCGGGTTCCGTGCCAGTGGGCGTCACTGGCTCCGGGAGTCTGAGAACATGTCCGCGAGAACATGCGCCACGGCCTTCACCCGAAGGCTGTTATATCCTGGCCAAGATTGCTCTTGACCGCACCGTGGCACTCCCGGCATAGTGAGCCGGTTCGCACCCACGGCAAAGGGGCGCGTTACATTTCGGAAGAGGCTCAGGCCGGCAAGCCCAAGTCTCTCCTATCGCGGGAGAAGCCCTATCCCCGGCAAGGGATGGCTTCGGGAGTTCTCAGGCTCCGCGTTCAAAATCACATGATTTGCTCGACAAGACAAGCATCCCCTTCACCGGGGACCAGCTTGCCTATTCAATGTGCGCCCATATTTCTCTTCGCACGATCGCGCGGATGGTGCTGCTATCCATCCCAAACGCACGACCAAGCGATCCACTGCCCTCACCAATCGCGGATCGCGCCCGTATCTCCAAAACCTGAGCCGTTGTCAGTTTTGCCGTAGGGTTGGTTTCACCCCGACGCCTCGCTGGCACAGCCTTTCGCCCCTTTGTGATCATGTCAGCGACGTTTTCGGCCATCGTTCCCAAGAAAAGGTGGTCTGGCTTGACGCAGCTTGGATTGTCACATCGATGGCAAACCGCCTTGGCACCGGGGTCTTTTCCGCTCGCTATCGCGTAGCTCACTCGGTGAGCATAGGCGGTGTCGTTTTTTGCCGTGCCTCGATGGATGACGCCATAGCCTCCATTTTGCCTTTTTGCGGTCCACAGCCAGCATCCGTTGGTCTTGTGCACTTTTAACCAAAATCTAGCCACTAGTTCGGGCGTGACCGCGATCGGGCGCGTTCTCATGGCAATCTCCGCATGTCATTGAAAGGTTATGGAGCACACCCTCGCCAAAGGGTGGATGCTTGCGTTTTTCGGTCGGCGAGAACCTTTTTTTCTACAAGTTTTGCGAAAGTCGTTTGGCACGCGGGTGTAGGCCGATAGGTGTTGCCACTATGGCAATCCCCCCCCCTACAGCCCCGCTGCGCGCCTTCCAGCGCGTCTCTCCCTCGAAAGCTCTATGGGCTGCTCTGGCTCTACAATCGCGTGTACGGCGAACGTCGGGCGATTTTCTGCAATCTGCTCCTGCCGCCTGATCCGGTCGGCCATGATGGCAGCTGCTCGCACCTCATCGCGGGTAGCACCGTACTGCCGCCGATAGGCTCCAATCTGCAAATCGGTGATGAAGCGGGTTTTGCTTGATGCCAGCCTTATGGCGATGGCCTCTATCCGTCCGATGGGTGGCGTCAATTCAACTCCCTCTAGGATTGCGTCTGCGCGGGACTTTTGCCACCATCGGGCATGGAGGACGCATGGCGATGGACTGGCTTCAAACGTTGCAAGATGAGGATGCGAAGTCGTGGAGGTGTGTGAGCAGTATCGTCGCGTCGGAACAATCAGCGAGGGGAACGCACGGCTATGCCAAAGGCGACTTACCATCTTGACCGCCAGCCGATACCGGAGGGGTTTCGAATCTACTTCGACAGGTTGCCGGTCGCTGGCCTGTTTGCGCGCAAACCGGAAGCCGGCAAATTCTGTGGTGGCAAGGATCAACAGTTGCGCCTCCAACTCGATCCGGCGAATGAGCATGACCGCAACGCCATCAGGATCTACGGGAGTTGGAAGGGCTGGCTTGCTCGGGAGGAAGGGCACATCGGCTTTGTTCCAGCGGAGGAAGCTGCTCTTCTAGCGGAACTAGGGATTGCAGACCGAGTGCTTCCAAGGCTGCTTAAGACGTATCCCGGAACCGACGACTATTCAGAGGTGCTGTTTCAAATCCTCGGTCCTGTCGAGACCTTCCCGGCGTTCAAGAGCCTCCGCCAACGACTGAGATAGAAAAGGCCGAACCCCGCAGGGCCGGCCCGTTCCGTGCGCCGGTACATCCGCGGTCGCCAAGTGCTTTATTATACCACGTTCAGTGATCTGAGAATCCGTCATTCGGATGCCGTCTCGCTTTGCGCGCCAAGCAGAACCGCGTTCTCTGCGCGGAGACGAAGGATTTCCTCGCGCATCGACGGCGGCATCGCCTTGCGCGACGGTCTGCTCGACCACCCGGAAAAGCGTTCGGATTTCGGATTTTTGTGGCTGCGTTGGCGTGCTGATCGGGCCATCAGCATACACTGTGTTTGCAAGGCCTGATATTTCGTTAGCCATGCTGGTCTCCTAGAGATTATCCTGATCGGGATTGTAGAATTTCGGGGCTCGGGCTTCCCACGAGAGTGTGCCGCCACAGGCTTCCCTCAGTTCGTTCCATGCCTCGCGTGGCACAACGCGGCGTCCATGGGCTTTGAGGATTGCTTTTGTGCCAACCTCTTCCTCGTGCGAGCGGTAGAGGATGGCGACCAGTGGGCAAGGACCATGCGCGGCTTCGATCGCCTCACGGCTACTGGTCCTGACGGAGGCGTATAGGTATTTGCGCCAAGCCTCTGTTCTGGCGTCTTTTTCTCCATCTTTGTCAACGGCAGCATCGTGGACGGTTGCAGCAACGGTCTTCTCCGGTTTCTTTGCCCCCTTGAAGATGGCCTCGTGCAACCGGCGGCGCTCCATCGTCGCCACGTTCACCGCTCGACTTGCTGCCAGTTTCGAGCCCTTTTCGACCTGCTTTTCTGCGGCGCGTAGGTCTGTCAGCCGCGCATCGGTGCGAACGTATTCCTCGACAAGGCCAGCCCGTGCGATCGGGTCAATGCCCCTATCTGCCAAGGTTTTCACCAGATTGCGGAATGCCTTCTTCTCGCCGCGGCTAAGGTCCGATGGGGGGTCAGGCAGGGTCATAGGATTTTTTCCCGGCGGAGATCGAAAATCTGCGAATGCATGGCACGCGGGTCTAGGATGGGATCGGCCTTAGAGACCATCATGCCCCCCCTTGCCGTTCGACCGGCCGGCGATCTCCTGCTTCTGCTTCAGGCTGTCGTGACAGGGCTTGCAGAGGCATTGCAGGTTCTTGGCATCCCAGAAGAGACGGGCATCGCCTCTATGCGGTTCCCGGTGATCAGCGACGAGTTGCGACGTGTCGATATCGACCTTTCCGCAACCCTCCATCTTGCATGTGAAGCGGTCCCGGATAAGGACCTGCATCCGTAGCTTCTGCCAGCGCGCCGTCTTGTACCACGCGCGCCACGGCTGGGCGGCGTCCCGGTGCTGGTCTCGCTTCGGCATTGCGATCATGCCTTTGATCGTGCGCACCATGGGCTTGAGGGTCTTGAGCTTAGGCATCGGCAACGCCCTTCCGAATGGGAGGAAGGGAGGCCAAGGAGAAGACCTCCCTTCCATCACAGCCCGGCGCTTCTACCCACTGTGAAATCATTGCAGCGTCCCATGCGTGACCGGGGGCGGCGTGTCGCCAATGAAACGGCCGGCCATCGCCATCGCGTTCCTTGCCCAATTGTTCAGGGCTTCCCGCCTGATCGCCAAGAATTCCTTGATCTCGGCATCCGTTGCCCCGTGCTCCTCAAGCAACATCTCGTTGCGGACGAGTTCGGTTCGGATCGCCTCGTCAATGACTTCCTGCGTCCTTCGCAGCGCTGTTGCGTGGGTGTGCTTGATCATGCGCCCTTCCTTCCTGCACGGACGCGAACAATTGGCTTGCCTTCCTTGCGCCCGTCCAGCGCGTCAATGCGGCCCTGCTGGTCGAGCAGAGCCGATTTGATGACCGCGATAGCCTCGTACATTTCGCGGCGCGTCGGCGGGCGTTTCATGCCTTCCTCGCCGAATGCCTTCTCAATCGCCTTCATGAAGTCGCTGGTCATCGGCCGGCCCTCAGCTACCCGGTTCCAGCCATGCCACGCCCGTCACTTCGGCAACGGCATCGTCGCGCATCCGCTCGGCACCGATTGAGATCTTCGCCAGCAAGGCCGTGCTGTTGGTCTGGAACATGCTGACGAGCGTGGTGGCTGTCGGCGTGACAGAATTGTTCGTGGGGTTGTCGACCATCTGAAGGGTGGCTTCGTTGGAAGCCTGCACCTCCATGCCATCGCCAGCGGCCGCGATACCGGCGCCGTTGATGAGCCGGAGTGTGCCGGCCGGCAGGGAATGCGCCACCATGGCAGGGATGCCGAAGAACTCGCCGCCCATCGGCGTCATGGCGTTGCGTTCGTCCAGAATGGTCGCATCATTGGCAACGTCGGGAGACATGGCCCACACGAGGTATCCGGCCGCCGTGGTGTTGACGAGGGACAGAAGGAGGCGAACGTCTTCCATCATGCCAGCGGCACCGAGGCCGGCGCTGGGGATCGACGGCGTGGCGCTGTCCATGACGATGCTGAAGAACTCGGAATCGACGGCATACGAGACTGCACCGCGCAGCTCGGCATAAATCAGGTTCGTAGCGTCCGCCGTCATGTTCTTGGCAAGCTGGTCGGTCATGACGAGGATGACGCCTACAGGCACCGGCTCCAGCGTTTGGCCGTCGAGTGTGACAGCGCTGACGGGGAACGGTTGGCCCTCAGCACGCGCCAGAGCAGTCGCATTCGTCGCGACCATGCCGACACGCTCGCGAAGCGGCACCCGCCGAAAGCCCTTGTCGAGAAGGCGCATGAAAACGCTTTCCGTGCGGAGCATGGTGAAGAACGACTTGCCGGCGATGCGCCAGTCGACAAGATCGGGACTGTTGCTGATCGTCAGGCCGCCGATGGGGGCTTTGGTGAGGATGCGGATAGCTCGGTCGGACATGTGGGCGGCGCGCGCGTATTCCGCCGCTTCCGCCTTCTTGCCGCCCGATGCGAGCAGCGCTTTGACGACCTGGCCCATATCTGCCGCGCCGGTCATCGGTTGTTCTGCAATGGCAATGACGCCCTTCATTTCGGTGTCTCCGGTTGATTTGCCGGAATCATGACAGAAAACAAAACTCCATGTCGTTACGCGTCACGCATGTGCATTGCGGCCAGATCGGAGTGCATCCGCTCGATGCCGCGGCGGATTGCGTCCATGTCATCGGTTTGCGCAGCGTCGAGGTAGCCCCCTGCTACGAGGGTTTCCGGCAAGGACACTTCGTCAATCTCGATCAGGATGCAGCGCCGGCCGCTGGACGTGCGGCGGCGATATCGGCGCATGCGTTCTTTGCCGCTCATGACAGATCATCCCTTCGGGATGCCTCAACTTTTTGTTCTGAAATCGTCGCCATCACAAATGGAGGTGGCACGCGGGTGTGGGATGGCCGGCGTCATTTCGTCGGCTTTACCCCCCCCTCGATCGGTTTGGCGTGCTCGGCCTTGTGGTGCCGCCTGCAAAGCCATCTGACGACGAGCGGGCGCGAATAGTCGTCGTGGTGCGCGTCGGTCTGATCTTCGCCACAGACCTCGCACGGGCCGCGTGTG
This DNA window, taken from Shinella zoogloeoides, encodes the following:
- a CDS encoding tyrosine-type recombinase/integrase, translated to MATVRKREWTHKGEVKTAWVVTYTDQEGKRRLKTFDKKKDAEAFRVQVEGEMARGIHVADNSSVKVGEAIDEYLRDAERRWKRNDITGMTLRGKTTKMQLVKATIGAHLVSKLSSSVIETMMDRFREERAFKPNTLRGIQFECVTFLDFCIRKKWAKRNVLKDEPLSTPKKERRTKIPSMEDIAKLLEAAAIYRDGENLHSHVVQQVMVALGVFGGLRPGEVFALQWEDVDEVANVLRIRHSFNRVDGLKDTKTAAGKRLVPITAPIRQALDAAARFRALARMSAGPGHRGMTISAINLRTRTDWRKGVQPSSEQIAAAKRGHIVLSNQGKPLTPQAAFCTWHSLMKAAGLVEEKTGLGRFSPHALRHAAASLMIKSGMPALNLKTVIGHSSINITYDIYGHLFPEDDRTKTVLEEIATQFDATSTRQQPVLH
- a CDS encoding HNH endonuclease signature motif containing protein, translated to MRTRPIAVTPELVARFWLKVHKTNGCWLWTAKRQNGGYGVIHRGTAKNDTAYAHRVSYAIASGKDPGAKAVCHRCDNPSCVKPDHLFLGTMAENVADMITKGRKAVPARRRGETNPTAKLTTAQVLEIRARSAIGEGSGSLGRAFGMDSSTIRAIVRREIWAHIE
- a CDS encoding HIRAN domain-containing protein; this encodes MPKATYHLDRQPIPEGFRIYFDRLPVAGLFARKPEAGKFCGGKDQQLRLQLDPANEHDRNAIRIYGSWKGWLAREEGHIGFVPAEEAALLAELGIADRVLPRLLKTYPGTDDYSEVLFQILGPVETFPAFKSLRQRLR
- a CDS encoding HNH endonuclease codes for the protein MPKLKTLKPMVRTIKGMIAMPKRDQHRDAAQPWRAWYKTARWQKLRMQVLIRDRFTCKMEGCGKVDIDTSQLVADHREPHRGDARLFWDAKNLQCLCKPCHDSLKQKQEIAGRSNGKGGHDGL
- a CDS encoding phage major capsid protein — translated: MKGVIAIAEQPMTGAADMGQVVKALLASGGKKAEAAEYARAAHMSDRAIRILTKAPIGGLTISNSPDLVDWRIAGKSFFTMLRTESVFMRLLDKGFRRVPLRERVGMVATNATALARAEGQPFPVSAVTLDGQTLEPVPVGVILVMTDQLAKNMTADATNLIYAELRGAVSYAVDSEFFSIVMDSATPSIPSAGLGAAGMMEDVRLLLSLVNTTAAGYLVWAMSPDVANDATILDERNAMTPMGGEFFGIPAMVAHSLPAGTLRLINGAGIAAAGDGMEVQASNEATLQMVDNPTNNSVTPTATTLVSMFQTNSTALLAKISIGAERMRDDAVAEVTGVAWLEPGS